From the Finegoldia magna ATCC 29328 genome, the window AGGAATAAACGCAGATGATATTTTAGATTTCGATTTATTCTTGTACGACAGACAAAAAGGAGAATTTGTCGGAGAAAACGACGAATTTTATTCCGTAGGAAGAATCGATAATTTGGGAATGGCTTTTAATTCTATAAAATCATTAATAGATTCAAATGTTACTAACACATTAGCATTGACTATGGTTTTTGATAACGAAGAAATAGGTTCTTCAACAAAACAAGGTGCAGGCAGCACACTTCTAAGTGATTGCTTCAAAAAAATCGTAGAAGATAACGATAAAAACTTCTACGAAGTATTGCACAATTCTTATTTGATAAGTGCAGACCAAGCTCACAGTTTGCATCCAAATTACACAGAAATGGCTGACCCTACTAACAGACCACTAATTAACAACGGCCCTGTTATTAAATACGCCGCAAACGGAGCATACACTTCTGATGCAGTTAGCTCTTCAGTATTTAAAAAATTATGCTTAGATAAAAACATTCCATGCCAAGAATTCACAAACAGATCAGATAAAAGAGGTGGATCTACAATCGGACCAATCACTGTTTCTAATTTGGATATTCAATCTATTGATATTGGAAATGCGATTCTTTCAATGCACTCTGTAAGAGAATTAGGTGGATGTAAAGACAACGAATATATCTACGAATTATTCAAATATTACTACGAATATTAACAAATTGTAAATAAAAAGTTAATTTTTTAAAAACTTAAAAAAACGGAGATAAAATGAGCTTATTAAATTTAATTAGTTTTATCTCCGTTTATTTTATTATAAATCGATTTGTCATAAACGCTCTTCTATCGTATACTAATAAAGTACTTGAGATAAGCAAGTAAAAAACGTCGGGGTGTAGCGCAGTCCGGTAGCGCACGTGGTTTGGGACCATGGGGCCGGGGGTTCAAATCCTCTCACCCCGACCATAATCACAAATTAATTTTGTGATTTTTTTGTTTCCTTTTGTTATTGATATTATGAAAAAATACATCTGTTTCGTACAGATGTATTTTTTTGCCCTTTTTCAGGAAAAATAAAAACGCAGGACAAATTTTCATTCATCCCACGTTCCTCTCTACATATTTTTAATCAACACAACTACACTATGTGCAGCTTTTCTTGTTTTTGTTTCCAAATCATTGTAAAATTCATCGTCTGCATCGTCATCTGCAAAGTCGGATAAACTTCTTATAACCAAGAACTTCACATCATTAAGATAACACGTATGAGCAATGGAGCATCCTTCCATTTCCGTTCCCAACGCGTGATATTTTTCAAATAATTCTTCTTGTTTTTCAGTAGTTGAGATAAATTGATCTCCAGTAACGATAAGACCAATCCTGTGTTTCAAATTTTCTTGCGTCATAATCTCATCTAACTTTTTCAAAGTTTCAGGATCCGCTTCAAAAGTGTCAGTGTATGGAATATTATTACTAAAAATATCTAAATTGATGTCGTGATATTTTAATTTGTCTGCAAGTATTACCTCATCAAAACTAAGAGATTTGTCCAAACCACCGCAAACACCACAATTTATTACCAAATCAGGATTATACATATCGATAATTCTTTGTGTTAGAGCTGCTGAGTTTACCTTTCCAATTCCACAAACGCAATTTATAATTTTTTTATCCTCAAATTCCGAAACATAAATTTCATAATGGTTGAACTTATCCATTTTAATTGGATTGAATTGTTCTCTGAAATACTCTTGCTCACTTTCCAATGCGGAAATAATCGCTATTGTTTTCATATCAACTCACATCTTTCTTCTATTAAATCTTTTAATTCAATAGCTTTTTTCTCTAAATATTCTTGGTTTTCTCCCTCAATCATAACTCTAATCAAAGGTTCAGTTCCTGAAGGTCTAATCAAAACTCTGCCTTCATCTTTGAATTCATGTTCAAGTTCAGCTATTTTTTGGTTGATGACCTCATCATCTTTGTACACTTTTTTGTATTCATTATTAACCTTAGCATTTACCAAAACTTGTGGGAAACTTGTCATCAAATTATTCATTTCTGAAAGTTTTTGTTTTGATTTAACAGCTATTTCTGCTAATTTAATCGCAGATAATATTCCATCACCAGTAGTATTATCTTCTATGAAAATAATGTGTCCAGATTGTTCTCCACCAATAATGTATCCATTTTTTCTCATTTCTTCAAGAACGTACCTGTCACCAACTTGTGTTTTGATAACATCTACGCCAATTTCTTTCAAACTTTTTATAAGACCGATATTAGTCATAACAGTTCCTACAACTGCATTGTTTTTTAGCTTATTGTTTTCTTTTAAGAAATGACCAACTGCACAAATAACGTGATCTCCGTCCATTATTTCACCAGTTTCATCACAAGCAATCAACCTATCTCCGTCTCCATCGAACGAAAATCCCATATCAGATTCAGAAATTTTTACCAAATTGCTAATAACTTCAGGATTTGTTGAACCGCATTTGAAGTTGATATTCTTTCCGTCGTATTCAGTATTTGTAACTGTTACATCGGCGTTTAATCTATTGAAAATAATTGGTGCGATTTCAGAAGTTGCCCCGTAACCACAATCCAAGCTCACCTTCACACCTGTCAAATCCAAATCAACCCTGCTCAAAAGATAATTTATATATGTATCTCTTGCACATTCTTCTTCATAAACTCTGCCAACTTTTTCTCCTGTAACCTTCAAATCAATCTCATCTTGATGATCAATCAAATATTCAATTTCTTCTTCAAGACTGTCTTTTAATTTGAAACCCTCATTTGAAAAATATTTTATTCCATTAAATTCGTAAGGATTGTGGCTTGCAGAAATTACAATTCCGCAACAAGCATTGTAAAATCTAGTCAAATACGCCACAGCTGGTGTAGGAATCACTCCTAATCTGTACACATCAAAACCCATGCTAGTAATTCCGCTAATCAAAGCAGCTTCCAACATGTCCCCAGAAATTCTAGTATCTTTTCCTATAACAATTAATTTATTATCTACATCTTTTAATTTATAACAAGCTGCTCTCGCAAGCTTATAAGCTAATTCAACAGTTAAATCTTCGCCTGCAACGCCTCTTATACCGTCAGTTCCGAAATATTTTCCCATCAATATCCCCCTCTATTTTTATAATCTAATTATAACACATAATGTAAAAATCAATAAAATGTGAATTTTTCCAAATAAAAAAACGAGTTTGCACTCGCTTTTATATAAACATGAAACTTGTAATTGGTAACAAGAACAATGTATTTATTATTAAAGTTTTTAAATTATCAGATTTATATGAAAAGTATACACCAATTAAAGATGTGATTGGCAACAATAAGAATGTAACTTGTCCGAAAAAATTCGGTGAGTCTGGTGATGTTTCAGATACTTTTTTCATATAAAAAGAAACTATTGTTAGAATTAAACACAGTACAATTGTTATTAATGGGATTTTGTTTTTTGTTTTCATATTATTTTTCCAGAACAACTGTGGCTGTGATTCTACCATTGGATCCTTCTGCAAGTACTATTGATTGCGGTAAATCCAATGTTATATCCACGCTGTTTTCTCCTTCTTTAAAATCTGTTAAATCTATTGGTTTTGTGGTTACATGTGAGTGTGATTTTATAATATCATCTTGTCCTTTTATCTTTACTGTGGGTCTGCTAAATGTAATTTTAGCTACGTTTAATCCATTTGGAATATTTGTAACTACTGGTTTGATTTCGACATCTTTTTTCAGCAAAACATCTATAATTACTTTGCAGCTTTCAGATGATTTGGTCAAAAATGATTTTGCAGCATCATCTTTTAGGCTTAGATTAATCGGTAAATCTAGATTGATATCCTTGTCGATATTTGATTGATCGATTTTAACCGATGCGTAATCAATTGAGTTAAGATAAGTTTTTGCTCCAGATACTGTGATTTCTTGTGGATCTAATTTTATAGAATCAACTTCCACATTATCAGGCAAATCCCCCACCTTCATTATTCTTATAGGAAATTTTACCGTGTCTACTGTTTCTGTCTTTACTAAAAGTGTTTCGTCTGATTGGTCAACTACGTTGACTCCTTGTGGAAGGCTCAACTCTATAGGTAGTGTTTCAGAATCTACTTTTATGGATTTTACATCAACAAAAGCCTTAATTTCTGAATTTTTCATTTTAGTTATTGTGTTTCTTCTTCCTTCTACACGCATTGATATTGTCGCAGCTTTAGGAGATATAATAACTCTTCCGTCTTCTCTTAGTTTATCAACGCCTCGATATTCAACGCTAATTACTGGAATATCCTTTGTGACTACTGGATTTTTGTTTTCCATTACAAATGACCATAAAAATATCGCCAAGAATAGACAGACAATTTTTATTATAAGATTATTCGAATAAAATCCTTTGAAGTCAATGTTTTTTAAGTATGAATTATTCTTTATTTTATCTTTCATCTTCTATTTCCTTTCTGTTGAAAATATAAGAATCTTGATCATTGTATAATTTTGTCAAAATCTTTGTTAAAGTTGGTTCATCAACATATCTGTTGATTTTTCCGTGTTCAGCTATTGAAATGCCACCAGTTTCTTCTGAAACTATTAGTGCCAAACAATCACTTTTTTCGCTCATTCCTATAGCTGCTCTGTGCCTTGTTCCCAATTCCTTGGATATGGATTGTTCTGTGGACAATGGCAAGAAACATGCCGCCGCTTTGATGGTATCATTTTTGATTACAACCGCACCATCATGAAGTGGAGTATTAGGTATGAATATATTTATCAAAAGTTCGCTAGAAATCGCAGAATTTAAAACCGTACCAGTTTCTACTACATCTCCAAGTCCTGTGCTTCTCTCGAAAATAATCAAAGCGCCAATTCTTTGTCTTGAAAGCGAGAACACAGCATGTACTATTTCTTCCACGCACTTATCCACTTTTTCTCCTCTGATATCGGCAAATGATTTGGTCAATATATTACTTCTACCTATTGTTTCCAAAATTTTTCTAAGTTCAGGCTGGAACACCACTATTATCATAATAGCCAAAGCCGTCATCATGTTTTCCAAAACCCAATTCACAGTGTATAATTTCATCGAATCACTGATTTTTACAAAAATAAATATGATAACTAATCCTTTTACAAGCTGTTCGGCTCTTGTTTCTTTTATCATCATATATAATTTGTAAATGCAGACTGCAACTATAGCGATATCTATGATATCTAAAAATCTTAATGTATTTATCATGTTAAAAAATTTATCCAAAAAAACCAAATTAATCATTCCCATCTTTGTTCTTTAATTATATGATACCATAAATTTTTACTAATTTTTCGCAAAATTAACAGCTTATATCAACATTTATCTATAAAAACATTTTCACAGTTATGTTTAATAATCCAATCCGTTTTCGAGTAACTCGCTTAATTTTTCAAGTGCCAAATTTTCATCTTCACCATCACATCTCAAAATAAGCTCACTACCTTTGTGTGCAGATAATGACAAAATGCTTATAATGCTTTTGCCACTGTATTTTTTACTATCTTTTACAAATTCAATCTCACAATTGTATTTCACTGCTTCATTCAAAAATTTGGATGCAGCTCTTGCATGAAGTCCTATCTCATTTGTTATACAAACCTTTTTCTCTACCATGTTTTCCTCCGTATTTTTAAAAATATAAGCCGGTATTATTAACCGGCTTAAATCTAAATATTAATATTCTATGAATTTTTCGGATTTACATCCGCAGATTGGACATGCATCGATTTTTTCAAATCCAATATATCCACAAATTGGGCATAGTAATATTTGTTCTACTTCTAAGTCTTTTCCACCGTCAACAAATTCTTTTGCTTTTCCGAATCTTTCAGCGTGAACTTTTTCTGCTTCCACAGCAAATTTCATAGCTCTTACCGCTTCTTTTTCTTCTTGCATTTCAGCTACTTCTATGTAAGCTGGATACATTTCTGTTGCTTCGAAGATTTCTCCGTTTCTAGCTCCTTCTAAGTTTTCTGAAGTGCTTCCAATTCCGAAACCAGCCATGCTAGTTACTGCGAAATCACCATGAACATCTTTTAATGCATCAAAGTGCAATGCAGCATGAATTTTTTCTGCATCTGCTGTAGCATTGAACAATCTAGCAACATTTTTAAAACCGTCTTTTTCAGCTTTATTCCCCCAAATGTTGTATCTGTTTCTTGCTTGAGATTCTCCCCCGAATGCTGATTGCAAGTTTGCTTGTGTCATCAATTTCATATCAATTACCCCCTATTTAATTTTATAATAATATTATACCATATTGTTAACAAACAATGAATACAATCTGTAATTATTACATTTTATCTCATTCTGCTTACTATTACTTTTCTTCTTAAATCCTGATGAGAATCGCTGTCTTCTTTCAATTTATCCATCCACATAAGTGATTTGCCAGTTCCCCTAACAACTGCCGTAATCGGTCCGTCTACAATTCTAGCATTCACTCCAATTCTTTCAGAAATTAATCTGTCCAATCCTTTTAATAGACATCCACCGCCACTCATGATGATTCCTCTTTCATAAACATCAGCCGCTAATTCTGCTGGAGTTTGTTCCAAAACTTCTTGTACCGTGTCTACGATTTTATCTATCGGTTTTTTCAATGCAACAGAAATATCTTTTGATGAAACGTAAATGTGCATCGGCAATCCATTTACCAAATTTCTACCCTTTATTTCGTACAATTCTCCATCATCTCTTGGATATGCGCTACCTACATTTATTTTGACTTTTTCTGCAGTGGATTCACCAATAATCATGTTGTATTTTGTTTGGACAAAATCTTGTATTCTTCTATCAAATTCATCTCCTGCTACTGGAATTGATTTATTGATTACAATTCCACCCATAGAAATTACAGCAACATCCGTAGTTCCACCACCGATATCTACGACGATGTTTCCTCTTGCATCTGTTACATCAATTCCTGAACCTATAGCTGCTGCCAGTGGCTCTTCTATCAAATATGTGTTGTAAGCTCCTGCGTATTTTGAAGCTTGAATAACAGCTCTTCTTTGCACTTGAGTGATTTGACTTGGAACGCAAATTAAAACTTCAGGTCTGATTAATGATTTGCCCAAAGTTTTTCTGAGCAAATACGAAATTATTTTTTCTGTAGAATTGAAATCTGCAACCACACCATCTTTTAATGGCTTCTTTGCGATAATATTTCCCGGAGTTCTCCCCAAAATTTTCTTAGCGTCTTTTCCAACTGAAATTATTTTGGAATTAAAGCTATTCATCGCAACAACTGAAGGCTCGTTCAATACAACACCTTTGTTTGGCAAATACACAAGAACTGATGCAGTTCCCAAATCTATCGCTATTTTTCTTCGAAAGTTCATATAATCACCTATAAATCTTTTTTATTCAAAATGCAGACACTGTTTGCAGTAATTCCTTCACATCTACCTTCGAAACCGAGTTGTTCTGTTGTAGTTGCTTTTACTGAAATATTAAATGTATTAGTGTGCAAATCTTGTGCGATATTTTCACGCATTTTATCAATATAATCTCTAAGTTTTGGTTTTTGGCAAGAAATCGTTGAGTCAATATTTCCAATTTCATATCCCATATCATCCATGATTTCAAAAACTTTTCTAAGAAGCACTCTGGAATCAATATCTTTGTATTTCATATCAGTATCTGGAAATAATTTGCCAATATCTCCAAGGCAAAGTGCTCCACATATAGCATCCATTATCGCATGAATCAAAACATCCGCATCGCTGTGACCCAAAAGTCCCTTGTCGTGTGGAATTTCAACTCCGCCTAATATTAATTTTCTATTTTCAACAAGTTTGTGTACATCTAACCCAAAACCTATTCTCATTCATTTTCTCTCTTTCTAGCAATTAACTCTCCAAACAACAAATCTTCTTTTGTCGTAATTTTAATATTGGAATAATCGCCCTTAATTATTTTTACTTTTTTTCCGACGATCTCAAGAAGCGATGAGTCGTCTGTTACATTTATTTGTTCGTCAAATACTAATTTGTATGCGTCTTTTATAGCCTTATATTTGAAAACTTGTGGAGTTTGTGCCATATACAAGTGTGATCTGTTCGGAGTGTTCACAACCGTCATATCATCGTCAACATATTTGATAGTATCCTTAGCTGCTACGCTTACAACTAGCCCATCATAATCACCAATCGATTCGATAGCTTCGAGTATTTTCTCGCGTCTGATAAAAGGTCTTGCTGCATCATGGCTTATTATCAAATCGCAATTTTTATTTACTTTGTTCAAACCATTGTATGTAGATTTCTCTCTTGTATCTCCACCGAAAGCAATCACGATATCTCTGTAATTTCTATCTTTTATAAAATTTCGTACAAATTCTTCGTCTTCTTCTCTAATTACAAGAATGAATTCTCTGATTTCATCAATTGATTGGAACACATCCAAGGTCATCTCCAAAATCATTTTATCGTTTATTTTCATAAATTGTTTTGGAATTTTGTTATTCATTCTTTGAGAGGATCCAGCTGCAGTTATAATAGCTGAAATATATTTATCCATATAACACCTCATTATTATTATATCAAAAAATCAATTTAATTAAAAAAATATGAGATTGCAATAAAAAAGAGAACTAATAAAATAGTTCTCTACATAAAATTCAAAAGTCATTTAATTGAATAATCCTAATTATCCTTCTCATCAGATTTTTTTGCGAAAATCATTTTTCCTGCAGAAGTTTGAAGAACACTCGTTACAGTACACTCAATAATTTCTCCAAGATATTTTTTGCCATCTTCTACTACAATCATAGTGCCATCGTCCAAGTATCCTATACCTTGATTGTTTTCTCGTCCTTCTTTTATGATTGACACATTTATTGGTTCACCTGCCACAAAAACAGGTCTCATAGCATTTGCCAAATCATTTATGTTGAATACGAAAACTTCTTGCAAGTCTGCAACCTTATTCAAATTATAATCGTTCGTAAGTAAATTTGCATTCAATTCTTCTGACATTTTCACAAGCATTGAATCTACCTTGTCAATGTTTGGATATCTCTTGTCAACCACTTTAACCTTGTCCTTGTACTCAGTTTGCATAGTTTTTAAAATATCCAATCCACGTCTACCTTTTTGCCTTCTCAAATAATTATCGGAATCTGCGATATGTTGAAGTTCTTCGATGACAAATATAGGAATTATTAGATTCCCTTCCAAAAATCCCGTCTTCAATATATCGATAATTCTGCCGTCAATAATAGTAGAAGTATCTACGATTTTAGGTCTAACTTTGCTATCTTTGTTGGAAAATTTTAGATTTGGTTTTTCTTTGGTTCTAACTTTTTCAAAAAACGAAATGAAATCGTCATGGTAGTTCAAAGCAAGCTTCGCCCCCAAAAACCCCATTCCTATGAAAAACACAATTTCTAATATTACCGTCAACACAGTTCCTATCCCTGGAATATTTAATTTTAACAACGGCTGCGATATCAAAAAAGCTAATACAAGCCCAACCACAAGACCAATTGTTCCTATAATAATATCGACCAGAGAGAATTTTTTAAGCGAATCTTCGATAGATTCTATTAATTTTAATTCTACCGATATTAATTTCGGAGCCAAAGCATAAAATATAAATCCAAAAACAACTGCTGCTACAATCATTGCAACTATCTTGATAATCATACTTGTTGATTTCTCGATAAAATTGCTGAAAATAACATTAGTAAATATAATTCCTAAAACAGCTCCGATGATAGATATCAGTATTGACATCCCTCGTCTGAACAAAACATTTCTCCTTTCAAAAATATTTTAATCTAAATCGATCAAATCGTTCACCATACTTTCAGCTTCTGATGGTTTTAAATTCAATCCACTTGCTATTTCGCTAATAAGCATTTTTCTGGAGGTATTGAGTACTTTCTTTTCAATCATGGATAAGCCTTTTGATGAATCTAATTCATACAAACCCTTGTACACGATAGCAGTTTCTTTTATATCTCCAATTCTCAATTTTTCGAGATTTTCTTTGTATCTTTGATTCCAATTTGAAGGAAAATCAACTTCTTGATTCTTTAAAATATCTCTTAAAGAATGGATTATTTCTTCTTCTGCAACAAATCTTATTCCCATATCATTTATCTTATCTACAGGTATTGAGATTTTCATTTCCCCCATTGGCATTTTCAAAATAAAATAATCTTTCTTAACTCCCAAGACCTCTTTATTTTGTACTTCGGTAATTATGCCTGCACCGTGCATAGGATAAACAATCTTATCACCTATTTTAAACATACTATCACCTCACTTTATATTATAGCTTAATCAGAAATTTAATTCAATAATAAAACTTTTAATTATATCATATCTTATGTATTTGTCAATTAAAAAAGACGATGGATTTCATCGCCTCATTTATCGTAGTATTTATTAATTTAAAATTGTAACTCTAACTGTTCTTCTTCCCCAACGATTGCTTTGCGCTTTTGATCCGAATACCAGGTCAATTTTATTTCCTTTAATTGCTCCACCAGTATCTTCTGCTCTAGCATAACCATAACCTTCAATGTACAGTCTAGTTCCCAATGGAATAACATTAGGATCTACAGCTGCTACACCATATCTTATAGCAGTTCCCATTGCTGTTGTAGAATATCCGCCATTTTCAGAAGGATCTGAAGTATAAGCAGTAGATCTCATTGTAATAGTTCTTCCTGAAACATTTTTAGGAGCTGATTGTGCTTGTTTTTCTTTTTCTTCTTGTTCTTTTTTTCTTTTTTCAGCAAGTTTTTGAGCTTGGATTTTTCTTTCTTTTGCCAATCGCGCATCTCTGTCTTTTGGAGATTCTTTTGTAGTGTTCTTTGCTTT encodes:
- a CDS encoding rod shape-determining protein produces the protein MNFRRKIAIDLGTASVLVYLPNKGVVLNEPSVVAMNSFNSKIISVGKDAKKILGRTPGNIIAKKPLKDGVVADFNSTEKIISYLLRKTLGKSLIRPEVLICVPSQITQVQRRAVIQASKYAGAYNTYLIEEPLAAAIGSGIDVTDARGNIVVDIGGGTTDVAVISMGGIVINKSIPVAGDEFDRRIQDFVQTKYNMIIGESTAEKVKINVGSAYPRDDGELYEIKGRNLVNGLPMHIYVSSKDISVALKKPIDKIVDTVQEVLEQTPAELAADVYERGIIMSGGGCLLKGLDRLISERIGVNARIVDGPITAVVRGTGKSLMWMDKLKEDSDSHQDLRRKVIVSRMR
- a CDS encoding 5'-methylthioadenosine/adenosylhomocysteine nucleosidase produces the protein MKTIAIISALESEQEYFREQFNPIKMDKFNHYEIYVSEFEDKKIINCVCGIGKVNSAALTQRIIDMYNPDLVINCGVCGGLDKSLSFDEVILADKLKYHDINLDIFSNNIPYTDTFEADPETLKKLDEIMTQENLKHRIGLIVTGDQFISTTEKQEELFEKYHALGTEMEGCSIAHTCYLNDVKFLVIRSLSDFADDDADDEFYNDLETKTRKAAHSVVVLIKNM
- a CDS encoding PIN/TRAM domain-containing protein; translation: MSILISIIGAVLGIIFTNVIFSNFIEKSTSMIIKIVAMIVAAVVFGFIFYALAPKLISVELKLIESIEDSLKKFSLVDIIIGTIGLVVGLVLAFLISQPLLKLNIPGIGTVLTVILEIVFFIGMGFLGAKLALNYHDDFISFFEKVRTKEKPNLKFSNKDSKVRPKIVDTSTIIDGRIIDILKTGFLEGNLIIPIFVIEELQHIADSDNYLRRQKGRRGLDILKTMQTEYKDKVKVVDKRYPNIDKVDSMLVKMSEELNANLLTNDYNLNKVADLQEVFVFNINDLANAMRPVFVAGEPINVSIIKEGRENNQGIGYLDDGTMIVVEDGKKYLGEIIECTVTSVLQTSAGKMIFAKKSDEKDN
- a CDS encoding CarD family transcriptional regulator; amino-acid sequence: MFKIGDKIVYPMHGAGIITEVQNKEVLGVKKDYFILKMPMGEMKISIPVDKINDMGIRFVAEEEIIHSLRDILKNQEVDFPSNWNQRYKENLEKLRIGDIKETAIVYKGLYELDSSKGLSMIEKKVLNTSRKMLISEIASGLNLKPSEAESMVNDLIDLD
- the ispF gene encoding 2-C-methyl-D-erythritol 2,4-cyclodiphosphate synthase, which encodes MRIGFGLDVHKLVENRKLILGGVEIPHDKGLLGHSDADVLIHAIMDAICGALCLGDIGKLFPDTDMKYKDIDSRVLLRKVFEIMDDMGYEIGNIDSTISCQKPKLRDYIDKMRENIAQDLHTNTFNISVKATTTEQLGFEGRCEGITANSVCILNKKDL
- the glmM gene encoding phosphoglucosamine mutase, which produces MGKYFGTDGIRGVAGEDLTVELAYKLARAACYKLKDVDNKLIVIGKDTRISGDMLEAALISGITSMGFDVYRLGVIPTPAVAYLTRFYNACCGIVISASHNPYEFNGIKYFSNEGFKLKDSLEEEIEYLIDHQDEIDLKVTGEKVGRVYEEECARDTYINYLLSRVDLDLTGVKVSLDCGYGATSEIAPIIFNRLNADVTVTNTEYDGKNINFKCGSTNPEVISNLVKISESDMGFSFDGDGDRLIACDETGEIMDGDHVICAVGHFLKENNKLKNNAVVGTVMTNIGLIKSLKEIGVDVIKTQVGDRYVLEEMRKNGYIIGGEQSGHIIFIEDNTTGDGILSAIKLAEIAVKSKQKLSEMNNLMTSFPQVLVNAKVNNEYKKVYKDDEVINQKIAELEHEFKDEGRVLIRPSGTEPLIRVMIEGENQEYLEKKAIELKDLIEERCELI
- a CDS encoding CdaR family protein, with amino-acid sequence MKDKIKNNSYLKNIDFKGFYSNNLIIKIVCLFLAIFLWSFVMENKNPVVTKDIPVISVEYRGVDKLREDGRVIISPKAATISMRVEGRRNTITKMKNSEIKAFVDVKSIKVDSETLPIELSLPQGVNVVDQSDETLLVKTETVDTVKFPIRIMKVGDLPDNVEVDSIKLDPQEITVSGAKTYLNSIDYASVKIDQSNIDKDINLDLPINLSLKDDAAKSFLTKSSESCKVIIDVLLKKDVEIKPVVTNIPNGLNVAKITFSRPTVKIKGQDDIIKSHSHVTTKPIDLTDFKEGENSVDITLDLPQSIVLAEGSNGRITATVVLEK
- a CDS encoding M18 family aminopeptidase produces the protein MNITKELMNFIDNSPSVFHVIDNFKKTLTENGFTELKFKDNWKIENGKGYFVTNNDSSIIAFKGSSDFDNIRLIGSHSDSPTFRIKPNSIVNKDGFLTLNTEVYGGPILSTWFDRPLSVAGRVVLKSDNPFKPEIKHINVDKNLLIIPNVAIHMNREVNNGYKFNAQKDTLPLLALSEKDSKISFEEILARNTGINADDILDFDLFLYDRQKGEFVGENDEFYSVGRIDNLGMAFNSIKSLIDSNVTNTLALTMVFDNEEIGSSTKQGAGSTLLSDCFKKIVEDNDKNFYEVLHNSYLISADQAHSLHPNYTEMADPTNRPLINNGPVIKYAANGAYTSDAVSSSVFKKLCLDKNIPCQEFTNRSDKRGGSTIGPITVSNLDIQSIDIGNAILSMHSVRELGGCKDNEYIYELFKYYYEY
- the ispD gene encoding 2-C-methyl-D-erythritol 4-phosphate cytidylyltransferase, translated to MDKYISAIITAAGSSQRMNNKIPKQFMKINDKMILEMTLDVFQSIDEIREFILVIREEDEEFVRNFIKDRNYRDIVIAFGGDTREKSTYNGLNKVNKNCDLIISHDAARPFIRREKILEAIESIGDYDGLVVSVAAKDTIKYVDDDMTVVNTPNRSHLYMAQTPQVFKYKAIKDAYKLVFDEQINVTDDSSLLEIVGKKVKIIKGDYSNIKITTKEDLLFGELIARKRENE
- a CDS encoding rubrerythrin family protein produces the protein MKLMTQANLQSAFGGESQARNRYNIWGNKAEKDGFKNVARLFNATADAEKIHAALHFDALKDVHGDFAVTSMAGFGIGSTSENLEGARNGEIFEATEMYPAYIEVAEMQEEKEAVRAMKFAVEAEKVHAERFGKAKEFVDGGKDLEVEQILLCPICGYIGFEKIDACPICGCKSEKFIEY
- the cdaA gene encoding diadenylate cyclase CdaA, whose translation is MGMINLVFLDKFFNMINTLRFLDIIDIAIVAVCIYKLYMMIKETRAEQLVKGLVIIFIFVKISDSMKLYTVNWVLENMMTALAIMIIVVFQPELRKILETIGRSNILTKSFADIRGEKVDKCVEEIVHAVFSLSRQRIGALIIFERSTGLGDVVETGTVLNSAISSELLINIFIPNTPLHDGAVVIKNDTIKAAACFLPLSTEQSISKELGTRHRAAIGMSEKSDCLALIVSEETGGISIAEHGKINRYVDEPTLTKILTKLYNDQDSYIFNRKEIEDER
- a CDS encoding HPr family phosphocarrier protein, with the translated sequence MVEKKVCITNEIGLHARAASKFLNEAVKYNCEIEFVKDSKKYSGKSIISILSLSAHKGSELILRCDGEDENLALEKLSELLENGLDY